CCAAATGCCAGACCTACATGCAGGCCAACCAGAGGGTCATCGACGCCCTCGGGCCCGATCTCCGGTCCGATGCGGAAGCCCTGCAGATGTGCCGCCTGGTGGGTGGCGTGGCCGCCGTCGCCGACAACAGCAGCCTGCCTCCGGAAGCCGTCACCGCCATGCTCGACGTCCTCGCGGACGGACTCCTGGCGCCGCGCACCTGACACTCCCGCGCATCTGCGCCGACGTGGTTACCATGAGCGGTGTACGCCCGCCGGGGTTCCGGCGGACATCACCGCAGTGACCCTATGAGGCCAGGAAACGACCATGACGGAGACGTACCCGATTCAGGAGAGGGTCGAGGCCGCCCTCGGGGCCGAGCGTGCCGACCGGCTGCTCACCGCGCTCGACAACTATTCGAACCAGCCGAACGCCGTCAAAGGCGCGGCCAAGAGGCCGAGCGACCCTGAGGTCGAAGCGGTCGCGCATGCGGCGTTCGCGGCCGCCACTGCCCAGGAGATCAACCTGGAACTGGACTCGATCGGCATGTGGGGCTTGCTGACGCTCGCCGCCCGCGCGGGCGTCACGATTCTGGACAGCCTGCCCCCGGGGCGCGTCGACAGCCCGAAGGTGGCCTCGATCAGGCGCGCGACGGCGAAGCACCTCAAGGGTCTCGCGGAGGCCGCGGCGGCGGGCCCGGCGGCTGGTTCAGCGGACTAGTCTGATGACCCGATCCGCAGGACCGGCACACGGTCCCTGGAAGACAAAGGAGACCGCATGGCCGGCACATCACGCGGGCAGCTGAACTTCCTGGTGCTCGGCCACTCGCCCGAGGGCGCCACCGGCTGGCCGCACCCGGTGTCGATCAGCGTCTACCCACGCGGTGAGAGGACCCTTCTCAACTTTTCGATGGGCCCTCACATCGCCAACGCCGGCGGACAAGTGGCGGTCACATGGGTGATCCTCGACGGCGCGCTGAACGAGAGCTTTGCCGAGGAATTCGACGCCTGTGACGCCCGCTGGCTCGTGCCGCACCTTGCACGGCTCGCATCGGGTGACGAGGTCACTGGAGGCGAACTCATCAAGGCCTACCGGGCGAAGTTCGGGCGACCGCCGAAGACGGAGCTGTCCGCCGACAACACCTTCTGAACGGAGACGATTCCGGGTCCGACCGGTTCCCCTTCGCACCGTGGTCACACAGTGAAGCGGCACTGCACCGTGTCGTCGTCGAGCACGATGTCTTCGCGCCCTTCCCAGCGGTCCTCCCACCCGATAGAATCCGTTCAGCAATCCGGCCGTACGGTATTTTTTGGGGGACCATGGCACACGTGCCCAGCATTCGGCGTCGAGGGCTGAAAGCTCTCTTCGCGGTGACCACAGCGATCACTCTGTGTAGCGGATTGGTCACCCCCGTGGCCTCTGCGAATGCTGAGGAATCGTCCACCCCCGAGGTCAGCAGCACATCGGTTCCGTCGGCGACGCCCTCCCCGACGGAGTCCGCCACGGACCCGGTGACCACTGACGCACCGACCGCCACGCCGTCGTCGGAGCCGACACCGTCGCCCTCCCCCAGCGACACGGCCACCGTGGCACCCACTCCGCTTCCAAGCGCCACACCGACGCCCGTCGCCATCGGCGACAAGTTCGCCACGTGGTACCGGTATTACGAGATCCCACCGCGGTTCGGCAAGCCGGTCACCGCACAGGTGTGCGCGTCCGCCACCTTCTGCACGCAGGAGTTCGAAGACGGCACCGCCTACTGGAACACCAGCGTCGGAGCCCATGGGGTCTCGCGGACGACGGCGGTGGGCGCCAAGTACTTCGAAGGCGGCGGATACGCGAAGTACGGCATGCCGGAAGGCGACCTCACGGACTACCGGTGGACCGAACCCGGTCTCTCGGTGCCCGGTTCCGACCAGCAGGTGTTCCAGAAGGCCGTCATCGTCGCGCCCGACGGAGCCGCCGCCTTCGTGCTCGACCGCAGCCAGCCGATCGTTCAGTACCTGCAGCCGCGCGGCTCCACCAGCAGCGGCGTCCGCTGGCTGTCCCCGGTGCAATGCGGCCTCGCCCAGGGAGGCTGCACTGCGCGGTTCGTGGGCTACGCGAACAGCGTGAGAAACAACGTCATCGTCCAGATGTACTCGCTGGGGACCTCGGTCCGAGGCTCCATCGCGGTCGGCAGCCCCGAGTGGACGCGCTGGCGGGCTCTCGGCGGCGAAGCAGGCCAGGCGGCCGGCTATCCGCTGTACTCGACGTGCGACCTGACGTACGCGGTCGGCTACTGCAAGACGACGTTCCAGCACGCCTCCATCTACACCAAGGGGACGTCGCTCGCGGTGGTCCGGGGAGCGATGTTCCGCTGGGACGGCGACAGGGTCAACGTCGGTCTGTACGGGGCGCCGCTGTCCGACGAGCGGTGCGGTCTGCCCCAGAAGGGCTGCAGCCAGGAATTCGCCCGTGGAACCGTGATGTGGACACCCACCACAGGCGCCCAGCCCGTCGCCGGCGCCATCCGCACCAAGTGGCGGTCCCTGGGCGGCGAGAAGGGCTACCTGGGGTATCCCACCGCCGTCGAACAGTGCTTCGGACTGATCGTGAACTCCGTGGACAAGTCGGGCTGCTACCAGCGCTTCCAGCACGGCATGATCTGGTGGTCGAAGGCGAGCGGCGCACGTGCCGTCCGGGGCGCGGTCCTGGGCGCTTACCAGCGCGCCAATTACGTGTGGGCGGACTACAAGTCGTCGGCGTACACCGGAAAGTCCCTGGGCTACCCGATCGGCGATGAGCAGTGCACGGCCCCGGGCCGCGGCTGCTACCAGTGGTTCCAGAACGGGATGATCTGGTGGTCCCCCACGACCGGCGCCCAGCGCGTGATGGGACCGAACGCGAAGGTCTACCAGTCCCTGAAGTGGGCGTGGGGCCGGCTGGGATACCCCACCACGGAGGAGAAGCCGCTGCTCATGGGCCGGACCTACCCGAACAACGTCTGGGGTTCCCGGCAGTTCTTCCAGCACGGATACCTCACCTGGCATCCGCGCTACGGGGTCACGGTCACGTACCGCTGACGGCAGACATCTGAACAACAGGAAAGGCCCCGGCAGCCGAAGCTGCCGGGGCCTTTCCGTGCGGAGAACTACACGTTGAAGCGGAACTCCACCACGTCGCCGTCGGACATGACGTATTCCTTGCCTTCGATGCGGACCTTGCCGCGGGACTTCGCCTCAGCCATGGAACCGGCGTCGACCAGGTCCTGGAAGGAGACGACCTCCGCCTTGATGAAGCCGCGCTGAAAGTCGGTGTGGATCACGCCGGCGGCCTGCGGGGCGGTGTCACCCTGGCGGATGGTCCAGGCACGGGCCTCCTTGGGACCTGCGGTGAGGTAGGTCTGCAGGCCGAGGGTGTGGAAACCGACGCGCGCGAGCTGGTCCAGGCCGGACTCCTCCTGACCATTCATCTCCAGCATCTCGCGGGCCTCCTCCTCGGAGAGCTCCACGAGGTCGGACTCCAGCTTGGCGTCGAGGAAGATGCAGTCGGCCGGCGCGACCAGGGCGCGCAGTTCGGCCTGCTTCTCCTCGCTGCCCAGGATGCCTTCGTCGGCGTTGAAGACGTAGATGAAGGGCTTGGCCGTGAGCAGGCTCAGTTCCTTGAGCTTGTCCAGGTCCAGCTTGTCCGAGGCGATCGAGGAGAAGATGGTGTCGCCGCGCTCGAGGACGGCCTGGGCGGCCTTGATGGCGTCGAGTTCGGACTGCTCGCGCTTGCGGGCGCGGATGTCCTTCTCCAGGCGCGGGATCGCCTTCTCGATGGTCTGCAGATCGGCGAGGATCAGCTCGGTGTTGATGGTCTCCATGTCGGAGCGCGGGTCGACCTTGCCGTCCACGTGGATGACGTCCGGGTCATCGAACACGCGGACCACCTGGGCGATGGCCTCGGCCTCGCGGATGTTGGCGAGGAACTGGTTGCCCAGGCCTTCACCCTCCGACGCGCCCTTCACGATGCCGGCGATGTCCACGAAGGACACGGTGGCCGGCAGGATCCGCTGGCTGCCGAAGATCTCGGCGAGCTGGGTGAGGCGCGGATCCGGGAGGTTGACGACGCCGACATTCGGCTCGATCGTCGCGAACGGGTAGTTCGCTGCGAGGACCTGGTTGCGGGTCAGTGCGTTGAAGAGCGTTGACTTGCCAACATTGGGAAGTCCGACGATGCCGATAGTAAGAGCCACGGTCAACCATCATACCGGGAACCGCCCCTCGGCCCGCCGCCGCCATTAATGTCAGTCCCCCATGGCACAGTGAAAAGCATGGAAAACATCCTGCTCGTCCTTCTCGCTCTGCTGCTCGGACTCGCCGCCGGTTTCCTCTGGGGACGCTCCCGGAACGACGACGGCGCGCCCCTCCTGCGCGCCCAGCTGCGGGATGCGGAACAGCAGCTGGGCCTCAGCCGCGAATCCCTCGCCGACGCCCGGGCGCGGGCTGAACTGCTCGAACGCCAGAACAGTGCCCTCAGCAGCCTCGACGAGCAGGAGAACACCGTCCTGCATGCGCTGGCGCCCGTGGCCGAGAAACTCGCCGCCGTCCAGCAGCACGTCGCACTCCTGGAACGGGACCGGCAGCACCAGTTCGGGCAGCTCTCCGAGCAGCTCCAATCGGCGCGTCAGGTGGAGGCGGCACTCCTCGAGAGCACGCATTCACTGGCGTCGGCCCTCAAGAACAACGCCAGCCGCGGACGCTGGGGAGAAGTCCAGCTCCGTCGGGTGGTCGAGTCCGCCGGTCTGCTGGACCACGTGGACTTCCACGAACAGTTCAGTTCGGTGTCCGGTGACGCGGCGGTCCGCCCCGACCTCGTGGTGCAGCTGCCCCAGGGCAAGTACCTGGTGGTGGATTCGAAGGTGCCGCTCAGCTCCTTCCTGGAAGCCCAGGAGAACGGAGCCTCCTCACCGGAGCGGAGGAACGACCTCCTGAAAGCCCACGCCAAGGCTGTCCGGGCCCACATCGACGCCCTCGCGAGCAAACGGTACTGGGATGCCGTCCCCGCCAGCCCGGAACTCGTGGTCTGCTTCCTGCCCGCGGAGTCGTTCCTGGCCGCAGCGCTGGAAGCCGACGGCAGCCTGCTCGACTACGGCTTCAGCAGGAACGTCGCCCTCGCCTCCCCCGCCACCCTGATGGCGCTGCTCAAGGCCGTCGCCGTCACGTGGCGGCAGGAGCTCCTGACCGAGAACGCCAAGGACCTCTACGACCTCTCCCAGGAGCTGTACACCCGCCTGGGAACCATGGGCGGCCACATCTCCAAGATGGGCACGTCGCTGAAATCGAGCGTGGAGAACTACAACCGCTTCGTCGGCACCCTCGAGACCCGGGTCCTGAGCACCGCCCGCAAGATGACGAGCCTGAACCTCGGCGACGCCGAACAGTTCAGCACCCCGGCCACCATCGAAACGACGCCCAGGGTGCTCACCTCAGCGGAGCTCCTCGACGAGGAAGACCGGGCCGCCTCCTGACGGCGAAGCCCACGAGGCCAAGCCCACGGACTTCAGCCCACAGGCCTCAGCCCGCGGGCCTCAGCTTGCGGGCCCCAGCCCACGGAACCCAATCCGCAGCACTCAGCCGCGGTACTCGCCGCTGAAGACCACTTCGGCGGTGCCGCCCACCCACAGCTCGCCGTCGACGTCCTTGAGGTGAATGCGGCCGTCCCGGCCCATGCAGCCGCCCTGCCGGTTGGTGAACGGAGGCGTCGCGCGACCGGTCTCGATCATCCACTGGGACGCCGACGCGTTGAGGCTGCCGGTCACCGGGTCCTCCATCAGAGGGCCGCCGATCCCGTCGGAGAAGAAGCCCCGCACTTCGAAAGCGTCCTGGTCGCCGTCCGGGCACGGACCGAGGACACCGATGTCCCATCGTCCGGGATGACGGCTCGCATTCGGCTCAAGGCCGACCACGGTGCGGTCGTCGGCCAGGAGGACCCCCACCCACCCGGGCCCGTTGTCGATCCACCGGGCTTCGACGACGTCCTCGCGCTCGACGCCCAGGATCTCCACCACGTCCTGCAGGTAGGGTTCCTCGACCTCACCGCCACGGATCAGACCCGGGGCGGCGAAGGCGAGCAGCCCCTCTTCCTCACGGACCTGGATCAGACCGGCGCCACACTCCTGCACGATGACCCCGGGCGTCTTCGGCACCCCACCGGCGTCCAGCCAGGCGCGTGCCGTTCCGAGCGTCGGGTGGCCGGCGAAGGGACACTCGGAACCCGGGGCGAAGATCCGGACCCGGTAGTCGGCCTCATCGGTGGTGGGCGGCAGGACGAAGGTGCACTCGGACAAGTTGGTCCAGGCGGTGAAGCGGACCATCTCCTCGGTGGTCATCCCCTCGCCGTCGAGCACCACGGCCACCGGGTTACCACCCAGCGCCGTCGTGCCGAAAACATCCACTTGCCTGAATCGCCTGCTCATCCTTCGAGGCTATCAGCCGGCAGAGGCTGGGATGGACCGGCTTCCCGGGCATCAGCGCAGGTCAGAGGGGCTTCTTCCGCGCCGTGGCGAAACAGGAAAACCCCCTGCATCACGCAACGGTGATCCAGGGGGTTTCAGCCGGCGAACGCTGGGAGGTCAGCTCAGGGGCCGGTTGCCACGGCCACCCAGGGCCCGGCTGGAATCGCCGGCCGCCTTGAGGGTCGCCCGCAGTTCCTTGGGAAGAGAGAACAGCAGGTCCTCCTCGGCCGTCACGACTTCCTGGACATCGCCGTACCCGTAGTCGGCCAGCAAGCGCAGGACGTCCTGCACCAGGACCTCGGGGACCGACGCTCCGGACGTGACGCCGACGGTGGCCACGCCTTCGAACCATGCCTCATCGACCTGGTTCGCGTAGTCCACGCGCTCGGACCGCTTGGCGCCGTACTCCAGGGCCACCTCCACGAGACGGACCGAGTTGGACGAGTTCGCCGAGCCGACCACGATCACGAGGTCCGCCTGCGGGGCGACCTTCTTGATGGCCACCTGGCGGTTGGTGGTGGCGTAGCAGATGTCGTCGCTGGGCGGATCCTGCAGGGTGGGGAATTTCTGCCGCAGCAGGCGCACAGTCTCCATGGTCTCGTCCACGCTCAGTGTGGTCTGCGAAAGCCAGATGACTTTGTTCGGATCCCGGACCGTCACCTGGTCAACTTCGTGCGGCCCGTTGACGATCTGGATGTGCTCAGGCGCCTCACCCGCGGTGCCTTCGACCTCCTCATGACCTTCGTGGCCGATGAGCAGGATGTCGTAATCATCCTTCGCGAAGCGGACGGCCTCGCGGTGCACCTTGGTCACCAGGGGGCAGGTGGCGTCGATCGTCCGCAGGCCACGGTCCTCGGCGGACTGGACCACGGCCGGAGAAACACCGTGAGCGGAGAAGATGACCAGGGCGCCCTCGGGCACCTCGTCGTTCTCCTCCACGAAGATGGCGCCCTTCTCCTCAAGGGAGGTCACGACGTGCACATTGTGGACGATCTGCTTGCGGACGTACACGGGAGGGCCGTAGTGCTCCAGCGCCTTCTCGACGGCGATCACCGCGCGGTCCACGCCGGCGCAGTAACCACGCGGCGCGGCGAGCAGGACCTTCTTCGGAGCGGCCACCGGCGCAGCGGCCTCCACCTCCTCGCGGGTCCGGCGCTTGCGCGGGATGGAGGGCATGGGCACTGAGATGGCGGCCGAGGTCATGACATCCATTCTACTGAACCGGACCCGGCCTCCGGGGGTGAGCTGCGTCCCAGCCAACCCCCGGCGCCGAGGTCGTGCCGTTCCCGGTCCCCCATCGACCGTGAACGGCGCGTCCCGCAGGTGTCACGGCTTCCGCGACCAGCGCGACGGCCACCAGATCCACCGCCCCAGCTCATACCCGACCGCAGGCACCAGCAGTGACCGGACCACGAAGGTGTCCAGCAGCACTCCGAAGGCCACGATGAAAGCGATCTGGGCCAGGAAGAGGATCGGGATCACGCCCAGCGCCGCGAAGGTCGCCGCCAGCACCAGGCCTGCAGAGGTGATCACACCGCCCGTCGCCTTCAGCCCGCGGAGCAGCCCCTCCCGGGAGCCGTGCTTCTTCATCTCCTCCCGCACCCTGCTCATGAGGAAGATGTTGTAGTCGATGCCGAGCGCCACGAGGAACACGAACCCGTAAAGGGGCACCGACGCGTCCGCTCCGGGGAAGTGCAGCACGTGGTTGAACACCAGAGCCGAAACCCCCAGCGCGGCGCCGAAGGACAGCACCGTGCTCAGGATCAGGAGCAGCGGAGCCACGATCGAGCGCAGCAGCAGACCCAGGATCACGAAGATGACTCCGAGCACCACGGGAATGATGAGATTCCGGTCGTGGACCGAGGCGGTGTTGGTGTCCAGGGCGGTGGCGGTCACGCCGCCGACCAGGCTCCCCGGGACCTCCCGGCCGACCGCGCTCCTCAGCGCCACCACGGTGTCCTCCGCGGCCTGCGAGTCCGGGGCGTCCCGAAGCGTCGCCTGGAGCAGCACACGGCCGTCGGCCTCGGTCGGTGTGGCGCTGGTGGCCTGGGGAGCACGATTCGCCGGCTTCTCCCCCGGCGGGGTCCACGGAATCGACCCGCCCGGGGCGTCCTTGGAACTCACGCTCACCGACTGGACTCCCGGCTCCCGGGACGCGACGGCGGCGGCATCGGTCCAGCGGTCCGCGGGAACGACCAGCAGCGCGGGGCTGCCCGACCCTCCGGGGAAGTGCTCCCCCAGGGCCTTCTGACCGTCACGAGCTTCGGACTTCCCCAGGACGAGATCCGACTGCGGCACGCCGGACGCCTGCAGCCCGCCCAGCCCGAAGCAGGCAGCGACCAGGAGCACCACGGTGCTGCTCCAGATCAGTCGCGGACGACGCCGGATGGCCACGGCGAGGCGGTCCCAGACGGTCCGGCGCGTGGTCGCCGAGTCCGGGTCGGCGTCGTCGTCCACGGCACGCGGGCGGCGCGGCCAGAACGCGGCCCTGCCCATGACGTAGAGCAGCGCGGGGAGGAACGTCAGGGCCGACAGCATGGCGAAGACGATTCCGATGGCCGCCACCGGACCCAGGGCGCTGTTGGACTTCAGAT
Above is a window of Arthrobacter sp. Y-9 DNA encoding:
- a CDS encoding DNA recombination protein RmuC, with product MENILLVLLALLLGLAAGFLWGRSRNDDGAPLLRAQLRDAEQQLGLSRESLADARARAELLERQNSALSSLDEQENTVLHALAPVAEKLAAVQQHVALLERDRQHQFGQLSEQLQSARQVEAALLESTHSLASALKNNASRGRWGEVQLRRVVESAGLLDHVDFHEQFSSVSGDAAVRPDLVVQLPQGKYLVVDSKVPLSSFLEAQENGASSPERRNDLLKAHAKAVRAHIDALASKRYWDAVPASPELVVCFLPAESFLAAALEADGSLLDYGFSRNVALASPATLMALLKAVAVTWRQELLTENAKDLYDLSQELYTRLGTMGGHISKMGTSLKSSVENYNRFVGTLETRVLSTARKMTSLNLGDAEQFSTPATIETTPRVLTSAELLDEEDRAAS
- the ychF gene encoding redox-regulated ATPase YchF — translated: MALTIGIVGLPNVGKSTLFNALTRNQVLAANYPFATIEPNVGVVNLPDPRLTQLAEIFGSQRILPATVSFVDIAGIVKGASEGEGLGNQFLANIREAEAIAQVVRVFDDPDVIHVDGKVDPRSDMETINTELILADLQTIEKAIPRLEKDIRARKREQSELDAIKAAQAVLERGDTIFSSIASDKLDLDKLKELSLLTAKPFIYVFNADEGILGSEEKQAELRALVAPADCIFLDAKLESDLVELSEEEAREMLEMNGQEESGLDQLARVGFHTLGLQTYLTAGPKEARAWTIRQGDTAPQAAGVIHTDFQRGFIKAEVVSFQDLVDAGSMAEAKSRGKVRIEGKEYVMSDGDVVEFRFNV
- a CDS encoding PhzF family phenazine biosynthesis protein → MSRRFRQVDVFGTTALGGNPVAVVLDGEGMTTEEMVRFTAWTNLSECTFVLPPTTDEADYRVRIFAPGSECPFAGHPTLGTARAWLDAGGVPKTPGVIVQECGAGLIQVREEEGLLAFAAPGLIRGGEVEEPYLQDVVEILGVEREDVVEARWIDNGPGWVGVLLADDRTVVGLEPNASRHPGRWDIGVLGPCPDGDQDAFEVRGFFSDGIGGPLMEDPVTGSLNASASQWMIETGRATPPFTNRQGGCMGRDGRIHLKDVDGELWVGGTAEVVFSGEYRG
- a CDS encoding MMPL family transporter, whose amino-acid sequence is MQRTQEQSPREVAAPPSTGSPKTPARWIRIFLPALLIVGWLVAGSIGGPYFGKVDEVSSNDQTTYLPSSAEATQVQQLLPAFNEPDRIPAIVLFTADSALTRDQSAKITAVLQDLKGRQGVAGDISPAIPSEDGKAVQAFVSIDSTSEVGAVVEELRQELRQNTPSGITVQVTGPAGFTADLLEGFSGIDGLLLAVSLIAVLIILVVVYRSFLLPLAVLLSSVFALCVALLTVWWLAKAGVLLLNGQTQGILFILVIGAATDYSLLYVSRYRDELARGHERWAASRTALRRSLEPIAASGGTVIAGLLCLLLSDLKSNSALGPVAAIGIVFAMLSALTFLPALLYVMGRAAFWPRRPRAVDDDADPDSATTRRTVWDRLAVAIRRRPRLIWSSTVVLLVAACFGLGGLQASGVPQSDLVLGKSEARDGQKALGEHFPGGSGSPALLVVPADRWTDAAAVASREPGVQSVSVSSKDAPGGSIPWTPPGEKPANRAPQATSATPTEADGRVLLQATLRDAPDSQAAEDTVVALRSAVGREVPGSLVGGVTATALDTNTASVHDRNLIIPVVLGVIFVILGLLLRSIVAPLLLILSTVLSFGAALGVSALVFNHVLHFPGADASVPLYGFVFLVALGIDYNIFLMSRVREEMKKHGSREGLLRGLKATGGVITSAGLVLAATFAALGVIPILFLAQIAFIVAFGVLLDTFVVRSLLVPAVGYELGRWIWWPSRWSRKP
- a CDS encoding 4-hydroxy-3-methylbut-2-enyl diphosphate reductase: MTSAAISVPMPSIPRKRRTREEVEAAAPVAAPKKVLLAAPRGYCAGVDRAVIAVEKALEHYGPPVYVRKQIVHNVHVVTSLEEKGAIFVEENDEVPEGALVIFSAHGVSPAVVQSAEDRGLRTIDATCPLVTKVHREAVRFAKDDYDILLIGHEGHEEVEGTAGEAPEHIQIVNGPHEVDQVTVRDPNKVIWLSQTTLSVDETMETVRLLRQKFPTLQDPPSDDICYATTNRQVAIKKVAPQADLVIVVGSANSSNSVRLVEVALEYGAKRSERVDYANQVDEAWFEGVATVGVTSGASVPEVLVQDVLRLLADYGYGDVQEVVTAEEDLLFSLPKELRATLKAAGDSSRALGGRGNRPLS